In Liquorilactobacillus nagelii DSM 13675, the following proteins share a genomic window:
- a CDS encoding LysR family transcriptional regulator, which translates to MITAEYQTFLILSETLSYTKTAAKLFISQPAVTQQIQRLENQLEIKLVDYQRPYLKLTPAGEKLAVFLTRMRSQTTQLMEILQDDHQKHEIQFGITRSLGEVFGSQLIELLQLKNDLQKISCLAENTQHILQQIELGKMDFGIIEGNFNKAKFSYHILSQEEFIPICSPTHPLARKKIVSWNDLAAYPLLIREPGSGSRTLLTALAQKENISLNDFKQLITISEPTLIRQLVCAGSGISFLYRLLIKKELAAGTIKQLPLERGTIAHDLYFIYAKENYFAQQYFKWFTELKQQLQ; encoded by the coding sequence ATGATAACTGCTGAATATCAAACTTTTTTAATTTTAAGCGAAACCCTTTCTTATACTAAAACAGCGGCTAAGCTTTTCATTTCTCAACCAGCTGTCACCCAACAAATTCAACGGCTTGAAAATCAATTAGAAATCAAATTAGTTGATTATCAGCGTCCTTATCTGAAACTTACACCTGCTGGCGAAAAATTAGCAGTTTTTCTTACCCGAATGCGTTCGCAAACAACACAGTTAATGGAGATTTTACAAGATGATCACCAAAAACACGAGATTCAATTCGGAATCACTCGTTCATTAGGTGAAGTTTTTGGTAGTCAGTTGATTGAATTGTTGCAACTAAAAAATGATTTGCAAAAAATTAGTTGTTTAGCTGAAAATACACAGCACATTTTACAACAAATCGAACTTGGAAAAATGGACTTTGGCATTATTGAAGGTAATTTTAATAAAGCTAAATTTTCATATCATATCCTCAGCCAAGAAGAATTCATTCCCATTTGCAGCCCGACTCATCCCTTAGCAAGAAAGAAAATTGTTAGTTGGAACGATTTAGCGGCCTACCCGCTGCTAATTCGCGAACCCGGATCTGGATCACGAACCTTGTTAACTGCTTTGGCACAAAAAGAAAACATCAGTTTAAATGACTTTAAGCAGTTAATTACCATTTCTGAACCAACCTTAATTCGCCAATTGGTCTGTGCCGGATCAGGAATTAGTTTTCTCTATCGCTTATTAATCAAAAAAGAGTTAGCAGCTGGGACAATTAAACAACTACCGCTTGAACGCGGGACAATTGCCCATGATCTATATTTTATTTATGCCAAAGAAAATTATTTTGCGCAACAATATTTTAAATGGTTTACAGAACTTAAACAGCAGCTGCAATAA
- a CDS encoding glutamate synthase subunit beta, producing the protein MADPFGFMKYPRKTNPYREVKERIKDFAEMQLPLSDEERRKQAARCMNCGVPHCHAGFFYAGGRAVSGCPNDNLIPEWNDLIYRQEDKRAFERLTKTNPLPEFTGRVCPAPCEVACNEALNGKGITIKDNERFIIEQGFKFDWVIDSGMPQHRNGIKVAIVGSGPAGLSAAWQLNKFGFDVTVYERDDRPGGLTMYGIPNMKLPKEIVARRITTMEAVGIKFVVNTEVGVDITAKELKDQYQRVILTVGARAARDLAVPGRNLKGIMQAVDFLTQATKEVLQDGIKANRLLAGKKVVVIGGGDTGNDCIATAVRQGAAEIQQLEITRQPPKERLASNPWPQWPMVAKTGYGQQEAQEVLGQPLTAYETTAISFSGKNGQVTKMTTSKARLFKPVVGTEHDQPVDLVLLAMGFTGPQQTVLDAFGVTKINNDYSTNEESVFVAGDARRGPSLVIWGIYEGRMAAEQVARSCEVRL; encoded by the coding sequence ATGGCTGATCCATTTGGATTTATGAAGTATCCCCGAAAAACTAATCCTTATCGTGAGGTGAAGGAACGCATCAAAGATTTTGCAGAGATGCAGCTGCCTTTGAGTGATGAAGAACGGCGCAAACAAGCGGCACGATGTATGAATTGTGGGGTTCCCCATTGTCATGCTGGTTTTTTCTATGCTGGTGGTCGAGCTGTTAGTGGCTGTCCTAATGACAATCTGATTCCTGAATGGAATGACTTGATTTATCGCCAAGAAGATAAACGAGCTTTTGAACGATTGACTAAAACGAATCCTTTACCAGAGTTCACCGGACGAGTCTGCCCAGCTCCTTGTGAAGTAGCTTGTAATGAAGCGCTCAACGGGAAAGGAATCACGATTAAAGATAATGAACGATTTATTATTGAACAGGGATTTAAGTTTGATTGGGTGATTGATAGCGGAATGCCACAGCATCGAAATGGAATTAAAGTTGCGATTGTTGGCAGCGGTCCAGCTGGTTTATCTGCTGCTTGGCAATTAAACAAGTTTGGTTTTGATGTAACGGTTTATGAACGCGATGACCGCCCAGGTGGGTTAACTATGTATGGCATTCCAAATATGAAATTGCCCAAAGAAATCGTTGCTCGGCGAATTACGACCATGGAAGCAGTTGGAATTAAATTTGTGGTTAATACAGAAGTCGGTGTTGATATCACTGCAAAAGAACTTAAAGATCAATATCAGAGGGTTATTTTAACCGTTGGAGCCCGAGCAGCACGTGATTTAGCGGTGCCTGGTCGTAATCTGAAGGGAATAATGCAAGCTGTCGACTTTTTAACCCAAGCAACTAAAGAGGTTTTGCAAGATGGAATTAAGGCCAATCGGTTGTTAGCTGGGAAAAAAGTAGTTGTAATTGGTGGCGGTGATACCGGTAACGATTGTATTGCAACTGCTGTTCGCCAAGGAGCTGCAGAAATTCAACAGTTAGAGATAACTCGACAACCACCTAAAGAACGGCTTGCTAGCAATCCTTGGCCGCAGTGGCCGATGGTTGCCAAAACGGGTTACGGACAACAAGAAGCTCAAGAAGTATTGGGTCAGCCATTAACTGCTTATGAAACAACAGCCATTAGTTTTAGTGGCAAAAATGGTCAAGTAACTAAAATGACGACTAGCAAAGCACGGTTATTTAAGCCGGTTGTAGGCACAGAACATGATCAGCCGGTTGACTTAGTATTATTAGCAATGGGTTTTACCGGTCCACAGCAAACGGTTTTAGATGCATTTGGAGTTACAAAGATTAACAATGATTATTCAACGAATGAAGAAAGTGTCTTTGTGGCTGGTGATGCTCGGCGTGGCCCAAGTCTAGTTATTTGGGGAATCTATGAGGGAAGAATGGCTGCTGAGCAAGTAGCTCGTTCATGTGAAGTTCGCTTATAA